From Mycosarcoma maydis chromosome 16, whole genome shotgun sequence, a single genomic window includes:
- a CDS encoding uncharacterized protein (related to AIF1 - mitochondrial cell death effector), with translation MAINRPPTVAIVGGSYVGMNLAKSLLPALPATHRVVVVEANSHFHHLFSLPRFAVLPRGGEEKALIPYTYALDAVEGQAKILHAKALAIHTSEQDPSKGWLKLDRCTDEGDTLDFDYLAIATGTQLQRPWSLASKQSDAATAKRQAVETLQSYQDAVKHAHKIVIVGGGAVGVQVACDIAELYPAQKSITLIHSRQQLMNKFHPDLHKIVTTRFDQRGVQTVLGSRVVIPPLGFPSFVRAQTFDVELQNGSKVTADLVLMCTGQTPRSELLASFAPEAISPDGFINVRPTLQIASSKCNNVFALGDIANSRAGKTVRAAFGQVEIVKCNILHLINEQESELQHFIPGPSGIHLSLGLYESIKFGNPPKQGDPPMNKGIERDLSLDMGIEGMWKRWNVPEGTPWHL, from the coding sequence ATGGCCATCAACCGTCCGCCCACCGTTGCCATTGTCGGCGGCTCGTATGTTGGAATGAACCTCGCCAAATCGCTGCTTCCCGCGTTGCCCGCTACGCACCGCGTCGTTGTGGTCGAGGCTAATTCTCATTTCCACCATCTGTTCAGCTTGCCTCGCTTTGCAGTGCTGCCACGAGGTGGCGAGGAGAAAGCGTTGATTCCGTACACGTATGCACTCGACGCGGTTGAAGGACAGGCAAAGATCCTGCACGCCAAAGCACTTGCCATTCACACGAGTGAGCAAGATCCCAGCAAAGGATGGCTGAAGCTCGATCGATGCACAGACGAAGGCGATACGTTAGACTTTGACTACCTGGCGATCGCAACGGGTAcacagctgcagcgacCCTGGTCGTTGGCATCCAAGCAgagcgatgcagccacagccaagcgtcaagcagtcgagacgctgcagaGCTATCAAGATGCCGTCAAACACGCGCACAAGATCGTGATCGTCGGAGGCGGGGCTGTGGGCGTGCAAGTGGCATGCGATATCGCCGAGCTCTACCCAGCACAGAAAAGCATTACGCTTATTCACAGTCGTCAACAGCTGATGAACAAATTCCACCCGGATCTGCACAAGATTGTGACAACCCGATTCGACCAAAGAGGTGTTCAGACCGTGCTAGGTAGTCGCGTAGTCATCCCGCCGTTGGGTTTCCCGTCCTTCGTTCGCGCACAGACGTTtgacgtcgagctgcagaaCGGCTCCAAAGTCACCGCTGATCTGGTGCTCATGTGCACCGGCCAAACGCCAAGATCCGAGCTCCTCGCCAGCTTCGCGCCCGAAGCGATTTCCCCGGACGGGTTCATCAACGTCCGACCCACCCTCCAAATCGCGTCTTCCAAGTGCAATAACGTGTTTGCGCTCGGAGACATCGCCAACTCGCGCGCCGGCAAGACCGTGCGTGCCGCTTTCGGTCAGGTTGAAATCGTCAAGTGCAACATCCTCCATCTCATCAACGAGCAAGAGTCGGAGCTCCAACACTTCATACCGGGACCCTCGGGGATTCATCTGAGTCTGGGGCTGTACGAGAGCATCAAGTTCGGCAACCCGCCAAAGCAAGGCGATCCACCGATGAACAAGGGTATCGAGAGAGACCTCAGCTTGGATATGGGCATCGAGGGCAtgtggaagaggtggaaCGTTCCCGAGGGCACGCCTTGGCATCTATAG
- a CDS encoding putative 20S proteasome subunit alpha 6 → MFRNTYDSDNTVFSPQGRLHQVEYALEAVKQGSAVVGLRSQTHAILVALKRAPSELASYQKKMLRIDNHMGIGFAGLTSDARVLSTYMRQLALSSRLVYDRPLPISRVVESLADRAQFNTMDYGKRPYGVGFLIIGVDSTGPHLYEFTPTANCFEYYAMSIGARSQSAKTYLERKYTEFSDASLDDLILHGLYALRDTLPQNKDLELDQVSVALVGPGADADVNSPEARNGEKFTLVEGEQLRPYMDRLEPKTLPGARATAVTTQTSEGGEATAADPPAIGGEAPMED, encoded by the coding sequence ATGTTCCGAAACACGTACGACAGCGACAACACGGTCTTCTCTCCACAAGGTCGATTGCATCAGGTGGAATATGCGCTCGAAGCGGTCAAGCAAGGATCGGCGGTCGTAGGTCTGCGCAGTCAAACACATGCGATCCTCGTGGCGCTTAAGCGAGCGCCTTCCGAGCTTGCTAGCTACCAGAAGAAGATGTTGCGCATCGACAACCATATGGGTATTGGGTTTGCCGGGCTCACCTCGGACGCGCGTGTTCTGTCCACGTACATGCGACAGCTCGCCCTCTCTTCTCGTCTCGTCTACGACCGACCTCTACCCATCTCTCGCGTCGTGGAATCGctcgcagatcgagcacaGTTCAACACCATGGATTACGGCAAGCGACCCTACGGTGTTGGGTTTCTGATTATCGGCGTCGACTCCACCGGTCCGCATCTGTACGAATTCACACCAACAGCCAACTGCTTCGAGTACTACGCCATGTCGATTGGCGCGCGCTCGCAGTCCGCAAAGACCTACCTGGAACGCAAGTACACCGAGTTCTCCGATGCCAGCCTGGACGACTTGATCCTGCACGGACTCTATGCGCTCAGAGATACTCTGCCGCAGAACAAGGATTTGGAGCTCGACCAGGTCAGCGTAGCTCTCGTAGGCCCAGGTGCGGATGCCGACGTCAACTCGCCAGAGGCGAGAAACGGCGAGAAGTTCACGCTCGTTGAGGGCGAGCAGTTGAGGCCGTACATGGACAGGTTGGAGCCAAAGACGCTCCCGGGTGCTCGGGCGACAGCCGTGACGACCCAGACAAGTGAGGGCGGTGAGGCTACAGCCGCCGATCCACCAGCTATCGGTGGGGAGGCACCAATGGAGGATtag
- a CDS encoding uncharacterized protein (related to SRP102 signal recognition particle receptor beta subunit), giving the protein MAFVAPVMRWPDAVASHLPQPLKDTGIPAQYFVIVPATLLAVILTYTLTKASAKVNAPHLASLVSAHSDYTAKRSQNRPSTVVLVGLSDAGKTSLFASLVYGSTPATVPSQTMSQGVVSTSALSDTLKPVTVVDLPGHARLRPLVDEHLHQADGLVICVDAVTASKASTPSTRPAGDVATITDVADLIHSTLTTLAKQRARSSTNVAPPCVLVLFTRADLSPLLGGSAAGTDAAKDEKRRAQLLARCKTTLEAELGQRRANMGFGRRKTAGGGGARNVSIAGLGKVADADPGVTGTEEGVFGWVKRALGLAGKLGFGGAVDAAGAEDEDDDEDEVVDYIDWAASQRVLNSNDASGAALGAPSLNLNKLDDHVVFGGKVEFALASVGKERSWSQQSEHAGEGKEPGKKADASGGLDDFKRWIADLQS; this is encoded by the coding sequence ATGGCATTCGTCGCTCCAGTCATGCGCTGGCCAGACGCAGTCGCCTCACATCTACCACAACCGCTCAAAGATACCGGGATCCCTGCACAATACTTTGTCATTGTACCTGCAACGCTTCTCGCCGTGATCCTAACTTACACGCTTACGAAGGCCTCTGCCAAAGTCAACGCTCCGCACCTCGCATCTCTTGTCTCGGCGCACTCGGACTACACTGCGAAACGATCGCAAAACCGGCCATCAACCGTAGTGCTTGTTGGTCTGAGCGATGCTGGTAAAACATCGTTGTTTGCGTCGCTCGTGTACGGAAGTACGCCTGCGACTGTACCTTCGCAGACCATGTCGCAGGGTGTAGTCTCGACATCGGCACTCAGCGACACTTTGAAACCGGTCACCGTGGTTGATCTTCCTGGACACGCTCGATTGCGACCTCTGGTGGATGAACATCTGCATCAAGCTGACGGCCTTGTCATCTGCGTCGATGCAGTGACGGCGTCCAAAGCCTCCACTCCGTCCACGCGTCCAGCAGGAGACGTTGCAACTATAACGGATGTTGCCGACCTCATCCATTCGACCTTGACTACGCTGGCAAAACAACGCGCTCGATCTTCCACCAATGTCGCACCACCGTGTGTGCTCGTCCTATTTACACGAGCTGACCTGTCTCCACTGCTCGGCGGAAGCGCAGCTGGGACGGATGCGGCCAAGGACGAGAAGAGACGTGCACAGCTGCTCGCGCGCTGCAAGACGACACTCGAGGCCGAACTCGGACAGAGGAGGGCCAACATGGGTTTCGGACGTCGAAAGACAGccggcggcggtggtgcgCGCAATGTCAGCATCGCCGGCTTGGGCAAAGTGGCAGATGCGGACCCTGGTGTGACTGGCACTGAAGAAGGTGTGTTCGGATGGGTCAAGCGCGCGTTGGGTCTTGCGGGTAAGCTTGGATTCGGTGGTGCAGTGGATGCGGCTGGcgccgaggacgaagacgacgacgaagacgaagtGGTGGATTACATTGATTGGGCAGCCAGTCAACGAGTATTGAACTCGAACGATGCATCAGGCGCAGCACTGGGAGCGCCAAGTCTCAATCTGAACAAGTTGGATGATCACGTGGTGTTTGGTGGCAAGGTCGAGTTTGCGCTTGCTAGCGTTGGGAAGGAGAGGTCTTGGTCGCAGCAGTCAGAACACGCCGGAGAGGGAAAAGAGCCAGGGAAAAAGGCAGATGCGAGCGGAGGTCTCGATGATTTCAAAAGGTGGATTGCTGATCTTCAGAGCTAG